The genome window CACGGCGGCTAACAAGGTGTTTGCGGCTGCGGGCCTTCGGCCCTTCACCCAAATTACTCGCTAGCAACTTCGTAAACGCCTGGAACGTTAGGCGAAATGCCAAGCCCAACAGGAAATGTGAGGTGAAAGAGGATGGCTACCCGGACAACATTAGAACAGTTGGAACAACAAATAACTCGGCTGCCGATGCGTGATCAACTTAAGCTGATAGCTCGCATCTCCGAGCGTCTAAGTATTATGCCGCTGGATATAGAAAAACCAGGTGCGAGAGATGCCGATGAACTTTTGGCATTGTGCGATGCGGCAGCGGATATGTGGGAAGGCGAGTTTGATGCGACTCAAGAGATTCGCCAAATGCGTCAAGAGCGGGATGAGCAAATATGGCCGAGCAAGTCATAGATGCAAGCGCGGCCATCAAATGGGTGTCAAGGGCGAGCCATTCCGTGACAAAGAGCGGCAATTGCTCCGTAAGGTGGTATTGTGAATGTAAAAGCTTCTCGTGAAACTATTTTTGATCAAATAGCTAAGGATTATGAAGAGGTTCGTCCAGGTTACCCTGAGGAATTAATACCTGAAGACGGAAGAATTCTTGAAATTGGATGCGGTGCAGGACAGGCTACAATCCCTTTCGCGAGGCGAGGCTATTACATGATTTGTCTGGATATTGGGAAAAAGATGGCTGCTTTGGCTGCAAAAAAATGCCAAGAATACCCGAGGGTGCATGTCTATCCAATATCATTTGAAGAATGGGAGCCCGAGATGAATTCGTTTGACCTCGTCATCTCAGCAACTGCATTTCACTGGATCTCCCCAGAGATCGGTTATCCTAAAGCAGTGCAAGTATTGAAAGATACTGGATATATCGCTATTTTCTCGAATCTTCACCCGACTCCGTACACGGGCTTTTTTCAGGCAGTGCAAAGTGTGTATCAAAGTGTTGTGCCTGAATGGGAGGACCCCAGCAAGGGACCATCAACCGAAGATAAGATTAAATCTACGGAGAACTACATTAACAAAACTGGTCTGTTTGAAAAAGTTCTTGTTAAGCGATACCATTGGACAAAGGAATATACAGCAGATCAGTATATTAAGCTCCTTAACACATACTCTAATCACCGATGTTTAGACCAAGAAAGAAGAGAGACTATTTACTGCCATTAGGGCTTTGATTGAAGATAAATATGGAGGAAGAATAATAAGACCATATCTCACCGTCCTGTATATTGCTAAGAAGTTGAGTCCAAAAAGCTATGAGAAATACTGCAGATAACACAGCATATACGGCTCACTTCATTCATCCAAATTTCGGTTACGCCGAAACTTCGTATATGCTGGGAACGTTATCGGAAGTTGCTTAAAGCTAGACATACAAAATAAATAGCGAGGTTAAAATATGGAAGTGAAGGAATTAATTTTAAAGGAAATTGAAAGGATCCCTGAGCATTATCTCACAGAGATATTGGATTTTATACGCTTTCTAGAAACAAAAGCGCTGGAAGAAAGGATGGGGACTGCAATCATGAGCGAAACATCCCTTAAGAAAGATTGGCTAAAACCCGAGGAGGATGAAGCTTGGCAAGATTTGTAAAGGGGGATGTGGTGGTTGTACCCTTTCCATTTTCGGATTTAACCCATGCCAAGAGACGACCTGCTTTAGTTGTGGCTGAATTAGAAGGAGACGACCTGATTCTTTGCCAGATAACCAGTCAGCGGATTAAAGATAAATACGCAGTTCCAATTGAGGGCAATGACTTTGAAACAGGAGGACTCAAGCAGAGAAGTAATGTGCGACCAAATCGTATATTTACAGCGGACCGTCACATAATCTTATATCGGGTTGGTCATCTCAAACCTGATAAGACTAACGAGGTGATCGAGAGAATAGTAGATATTTTACGACAATGAATTACGCAACAGGAATCAAGATAAGCTCATTGAAACTAAAACGGGGGAATAACGATGGGTGGTTTTGATGAGTATGACCGGTATGATGGCCTCGGCTTAGCTGAGCTAGTGCGGAAGAAGGAGGTGAAACCGATCGAGTTGGTAGAGGAAGCGATCCGCCGCATCGAGATGCTGAATCCCAAGCTCAACGCCGTTATCGAGAAGATGTATGATCATGCGCGACAGACGGCTGAGGGAGATCTGCCCGATGGCCCCTTTAAGGGTGTTCCATTTCTGTTGAAGGATTCCCTGAGCACCTTTTTCGCCGGTGCGCCAACGCGAGCCGGCAGCCGATTCCTCCACAACTTCGTCCCCGATCATGACTGTGAGCTGGTGCGACGGTTTAAAGCTGCCGGTCTTATCACTCTCGGCAAGACCAATGTGCCCGAGTTCACCCTGTTACCGGTGACGGAACCGGAGTTGTTCGGGCCCACCAGAAACCCGTGGGATTTGGGGCGCACCTCCGGTGGCTCCAGCGGAGGAGCTGCCGCCGCTGTCGCCGCTCGCATCGTTCCCATCGCTCATGGCAACGATGGCGGCGGTTCAATCCGTATACCGGCCTCCTGCTGCGGCATATTCGGGCTTAAACCTACCCGAGGCCGTAATCCCATGGGACCCGATTACGGCGAGATCTGGCACGGGTTGGTCTGCGATCACGTGCTGACGCGCTCCGTGCGGGACAGCGCTGCCATGCTCGATGCGATTTCCGGGCCGGATGCCGGGGCTCCCTACTACGCTCCGCCGCCATCGCGTCCTTTCCTCGATGAGGTGAACACGGACCTCGGTAGGTTACGCATCGCTTTTACACCTAAACCGTTCTTAGGCGATGTCGTTCATGAAGATTGTCTTAAAGGTCTGGAGGCGACCGTTCAGTTATGTAAGGAGCTTGGCCATGAGATGGTCGAGGCAGCTCCGGAGGTTGACGGCAAGGCATTTGCCAGAGCGTTCGTGACGATGTTGACCGGCGAGCTCCGGGCGGATATCGAGGAGTTCGAGACACTACTTGGCCGCAAGGCGAGGCCGGGGGATTTCGAGGCCGGCACCTGGGTGCTTGTGCTTCTCGGTCGTGAGATCACCGCTGCAGACCTCTCCAAGGCCATCCGTGTGCTCCAACGTAGCGCTCGACAGATCGGAAGGTTTTTCGAGGAGTACGATGTGTTGCTGACACCGACGTTGGCCTCTCCACCTCTGACGCATGGCGCCTTGCAGCCGACCTCCGTAGAGAGATTCATGATGAAAGCTCTGGGCAAAATCAAGGCGGGAAGCCTGCTTAGCGCCCTTGGCGGGGTAGATACGATAGCGGAAAAGGCCTTTGAGTTCATCCCATACACTCCGCTGTTCAATGCCACGGGCCAGCCGGCTATGTCGGTCCCGCTGTATTGGAACGAGGAGGGACTGCCTATCGGTATGCACTTCGTAGGCCGTTATGGTAATGAGGCAACGCTGTTTCGGTTGGCAGGTCAACTGGAGCGGGCGAAACCGTGGTTTGATCGAAAACCATCCCTTTGTGAGAAGGTGGGATGATTTCAAGGAGGTGCCTAGATGCAGGTATCTGAACTTACCCGTCAACGCCAACGCCGGGCCGAGGCTATAGCGGAGGCCGGCGGATTCGAAGAGGCGTTGAGCTCCGGCGCACTTCCCCGACGCATTGATACGACGCTCTCCGAGGCGGTTATACTCGGTCTGCTGCGTCAGGGAGTGCGTACCTTTCTCTGTGTGCTGGGACATGGATCGACGGAGATCGGGGAGGTTTTGCGCATTTACGAGGGGGCGGGATTGTTACGCACCTGCAACGTACGACACGAGATCGAAGCATCTCACGCCGCCACGGCCTTACGCTGGGTTACCGGCGAGAAGGCGGCGGTGGTGACCTCGATCGGGCCGGGCGCGCTACATGCATTGGCCGGCTCTCTCGTCCCCGCCAGCGACGGCATCGGAGTCTGGTATCTTTTCCCCGACGAGACGACACAGGACGAGGGCCCGAATATGCAGCAGATCCCCAGCATGGAGCAACATCCCTTCCTGCATATGTGTTCCGCTATGGGACGGGCATACTGCCTCCACACCCCGGAGGCGGTGGGAATAGCTCTGCGCCGCGGGCTCAATACGGTGGATCATCCACATCGGGCTGGCCCCTTCTACCTGCTTCTGCCGATGAACACCCAGCCCAGTCCTCTGAAAAACTTCAACCTGGATGAGTTACCTGTAGGCGTTCCACCCCCTCTGGGAGCGGCGGATGAAGGCGCCTACGCACGAGCGGCCGAGGTATTGTTAGACGCCGAGCGCGTGGTCGTTAAGGTCGGAGGAGGCGCCCGTAAGGCAGGACCTGAACTGCTGGAGTTCCTCGAATTGGTGGACGGCGTGGCTGTTCTTAGCCCTTTGGTCTCGGGCGTGATACCTTATTCTCATCCCCGCAACATGACGATCGGCGGCACCAAAGGCTCCATCTGCGGCAACTACGCCATGGAACAGGCCGATCTGCTCGTCGCCATCGGCACGCGCTTCGTCTGCCAGTCAGATTGCTCCCGTACGGGATATCCACGGGTGAAACAGGTGGTGAACATCAACACCGATGTCGAGGCGGCGATGCACTACAACCGCACGATAGCCTTGATCGGTGATGCGGCGGCGACGTTACGCAGGCTGAATGAGGAGCTCCGTCGACGGAGAGGAACCGACACATCAGGTGAGTCACCCTGGCTGAAGGCCTGCAGCGAACAGCGCCGACGATGGGAGGAGCATAAGGCGGAGCGGTACCGCAACCCCTGCCTCTACGATGAGAGATGGGGTGAGAAGGTGTTGACTCAGCCGGCGGCCATCAAGATCGCCACCGATTGGGCACGGGCCAACGATGTGGTCACCTTCTTCGACGCCGGCGACGTGCAGGCCAACGGGATGCAGATCGTCGAAGACGACCGGCTCGGCCGCACTTTCAACGAGTCGGGCGCCAGCTACATGGGTTTCGCCGTCTCGGCACTGCTGGCGACCGGGCTGGCCTCGAAACCCTTCTACGGGCTGGCGATCACGGGTGATGGCTCCTTCACGATGAACCCGCAGATCCTGATCGACGGCGTGCAGCACGGGGCGCGGGGATGCATCCTGTTGTTGGATAACCGGAGGATGGGGGCGATCACGGCGTTGCAGGAGGCACAATACGGCGTCGAGCACGCCACAAAGGATGACGTTGCGGTGGACTATATAGGCTGGGCGCGCTCGATTCGCGGCGTGGCGGCGTTTGATGGAGGACGATCGCCCGAAACGCTGGAGGCGGCCCTGAATCAGGCCAAGGCATATGAAGGACTCTCCCTGGTTTACGTGCCTGTGTACTACGGACCTCATCCTCTAGGTGGGTTAGGTGCTTTTGGGCGGTGGAATGTGGGCAATTGGGTCGAGGAGACCCAGACCCTAAGACATGAGATAGGTCTTTGAACCGAGGACGACAACCACACAGGAGGGAATCATGCCTGAAGGAACAACGCCGAGCGGCATAGATCGTAATCTGCCCTCTTATGGGGATACCGACTTCAGCCGGTATTTGCGACGGGCTTTTCTCGCCTCGGCGGGTTTCGACGAGACCGATCTGGATCGGCCTATAATCGGAATCGCCGATACCTCCTCAGACTACAATACCTGCCATCGGGAGATGCCCTCCCTAGTTGCCGCCGTTAAACGCGGTGTGCTGGAGGCGGGGGGATTGCCCTTCGCCTTTCCCACCGCCTCGCTACATGAGATCCTGTTTTCCCCCACGACGATGCTCTATCGCAATCTGGTGGCGATGGAGACGGAGGAGCTGATCCGCGCTCAGCCGATGGATGCCGTCGTGCTGCTCAGCGGCTGCGACAAAACAGTGCCCGCGCAGTTGATGGCGGCGGCGTCGGTGAACCTCCCGGCGATCTCGCTCGTAACGGGGCCGATGATGACCGGTTTCTGGCGGGGTGAAAGGCTGGGAGCATGTACCGACTGTCGCCGTTCCTGGGCAGAATACCGAGCGGGACGTCTCAGCGAACGGGAGATCAACGAGATACGCCAGGCCCTATGTCCCACGGCGGGAACCTGCATGGACATGGGCTCGGCCTCCTCGATAGCGTGTGTAACTGAGGCTATGGGATTGATGCTGCCTGGCGGTGCCACAGCGCCGTCGGTTTCGTCCGATCGCCTCCGCATCGCCGTCGCCACCGGCCGAGAGGCGGTCAAATTGGCCCTCCGAGGCGGACCACGCCCCCGCGATGTCCTCACGCGCTCCTCCTTCCTCAACGGCCTCACCGTGCTCATCGCGCTGGGGGGATCGACCAACACGATCATACATCTGATCGCTATCGCACGACGGGCGGGGATACGCCTTACCCTTGACGATGTGGAGGAGGTAGCGCAGAGGGTGCCGCTGTTGGTGGATTGCAAACCCGCCGGATCGGGTTACCTCGAAGATATGCACTGGGCGGGAGGGGTGCCAGCGCTGCTCAAAGCCCTGGAATCGCTGTTGGACCTCTCAGCGCTGACCATCACCGGACGGACGTTAGGTGAGCTTCTAGCTGAGGTTCCGCCTCCAGGGGAGTGGCAGACGACGATCCGCACGCTCGACAACCCGTTGGGCCCTCCGGGCTCCCTGGCGATTCTGCGTGGTACCTTAGCGCCTGAGGGAGCGGTGATCAAGGTGGCGGCTGCTACCCCATCGCTATTGCATCATCGAGGACCGGCCGTGGTGTTTGAATCCCCCCAAGATGCTGCCGATAGGATCGACGATCCCTCTCTTCGCATCACCCCTGACCATGTTATAGTGCTCCGTAACGCCGGACCGGTGGGAGCGGGTATGCCGGAGGCCGGTTCCCTGCCGATCCCGCGATATCTGGCGGAGGCAGGGGTGCGCGATATGGTGAGGGTCACGGACGCCCGAATGAGCGGCACCGCTTATGGGACGGTGGTCTTACACTGCTCGCCCGAAGCGGCGGTGGGAGGGCCGCTGGCGCTGGTGCGGGACGGAGATAAGATCGAACTGAACGTGCCGGAACGCCGTCTCGATCTGCTCGTGGACGAGAGGGAACTGGCCCGGAGGCGAGAGCAATTCACTCCTCCGCCGCTGCCCGAGCGGGGCTGGCGTCGACTATACGCTGAACACGTCCTCCAGGCTCACTTGGGAGCAGACCTGGATTTCCTCTCTCCGGAACCCTCTTAAGGGGTTTCTAGGGCCACGGGACATCATCTAAAAGAGCCGCTCTTATTTCCCTTGAGCGTAGCAGTTATCCATGATGAGGAACGAGGAGAAGGGAAATCCGTTGCACGTTTAACGTTGTAACGTTTTCCGCTCCTTGTTCCTTTTCATCCTGAGAAATAAGCATTTCTGACCTCTCAGATCTTTGCTACACTCGGCGATAATATGAGCGAAAAGAGTAACGTCTAACACCGGCGCGGATCGAAAATACGACTCGGCTAGAGCCTCATGTTCAGCGATATCCTATTGCTGTTTCCAAGCTCAGAGGAGAGAAAGGCGTAATCCACCGAAAAGGCCGCACCGGAGACGAAACCTATCTTCAATCCCGCCCCCGCTGTGATATCGTTTCTCCGTTCAACCCCGCTCCTCTCTTGAATCCCGAACCTCAGTGAAAGCGTATCGGCCAGCGTCCATTCGAAACCCACCCTCTTCTCGAAATTGTAGATGGACATCACGTCCATGGAGAGGATCAATTTGCTTTTAAGCTTCCTCAGCTCCCTAGAGTATGCCATCCCCAGTCTGAAATTCCGATCTATGACATCCACATGGGATCTGGTCTCAGGCAGCTGAGGAGTGGTGTTCCAAAACAACTTCGTTCGCGTGAAATCCTGAACCACGGCGCCGAAGCTGAACCTGCCTCTCCTGTAGATCAATCCCAGATCTCCACCCGCTCCGACGGCATTAAACCCCCATATCGTGCTCACGTAGATCAACTTCACGTTCAGTCCCACGTCGATCCCCTTCCACGTTCTGAAGGCATAGGAGATTGAGAAGAGGTTATTCGACGTGCTGAAGGTCCTCTCGACATACGGCCTGTTGAAGAGACTCGCCGGCATATAGGGGTGAGGGGCCTGAGTATACATTATGTCATCCACACCCACTCTCAGCCAGCAGAGGCCGAAATTCCCCCAGCCCTTCACCGGGGAGGCAAGAGCGATAAAATCATAACTGTCAAGGCCATAAAGGGTGGAATGCATGAGTCCGATCTCAACCCTCTTCATCCCAGAGAGTCCCGCCGGATTCCAATAGACGGCAGTTGCATCGTCCGAGATGGCGACGAAACTCCCCCCCATTCCCAGCGCCCTCCCTCCTACGCCGAGATATGTGAAATCGCCAGCGTAGGCCGATTCCCCTTCATCGGAGGCCCAGGCTTGAAGGAGGGATATAAGCAGAAGCACCATGATGAAGATCGATCTCATCCTTTCACCTCAGCCTCATCAGCTTTATCACCTTTGTGAACCTCTTCCCACCTTTTTCAGCCGTC of Candidatus Poribacteria bacterium contains these proteins:
- a CDS encoding class I SAM-dependent methyltransferase, whose amino-acid sequence is MNVKASRETIFDQIAKDYEEVRPGYPEELIPEDGRILEIGCGAGQATIPFARRGYYMICLDIGKKMAALAAKKCQEYPRVHVYPISFEEWEPEMNSFDLVISATAFHWISPEIGYPKAVQVLKDTGYIAIFSNLHPTPYTGFFQAVQSVYQSVVPEWEDPSKGPSTEDKIKSTENYINKTGLFEKVLVKRYHWTKEYTADQYIKLLNTYSNHRCLDQERRETIYCH
- a CDS encoding DUF2281 domain-containing protein → MEVKELILKEIERIPEHYLTEILDFIRFLETKALEERMGTAIMSETSLKKDWLKPEEDEAWQDL
- a CDS encoding type II toxin-antitoxin system PemK/MazF family toxin, with the protein product MARFVKGDVVVVPFPFSDLTHAKRRPALVVAELEGDDLILCQITSQRIKDKYAVPIEGNDFETGGLKQRSNVRPNRIFTADRHIILYRVGHLKPDKTNEVIERIVDILRQ
- a CDS encoding amidase; translated protein: MGGFDEYDRYDGLGLAELVRKKEVKPIELVEEAIRRIEMLNPKLNAVIEKMYDHARQTAEGDLPDGPFKGVPFLLKDSLSTFFAGAPTRAGSRFLHNFVPDHDCELVRRFKAAGLITLGKTNVPEFTLLPVTEPELFGPTRNPWDLGRTSGGSSGGAAAAVAARIVPIAHGNDGGGSIRIPASCCGIFGLKPTRGRNPMGPDYGEIWHGLVCDHVLTRSVRDSAAMLDAISGPDAGAPYYAPPPSRPFLDEVNTDLGRLRIAFTPKPFLGDVVHEDCLKGLEATVQLCKELGHEMVEAAPEVDGKAFARAFVTMLTGELRADIEEFETLLGRKARPGDFEAGTWVLVLLGREITAADLSKAIRVLQRSARQIGRFFEEYDVLLTPTLASPPLTHGALQPTSVERFMMKALGKIKAGSLLSALGGVDTIAEKAFEFIPYTPLFNATGQPAMSVPLYWNEEGLPIGMHFVGRYGNEATLFRLAGQLERAKPWFDRKPSLCEKVG
- a CDS encoding thiamine pyrophosphate-binding protein yields the protein MQVSELTRQRQRRAEAIAEAGGFEEALSSGALPRRIDTTLSEAVILGLLRQGVRTFLCVLGHGSTEIGEVLRIYEGAGLLRTCNVRHEIEASHAATALRWVTGEKAAVVTSIGPGALHALAGSLVPASDGIGVWYLFPDETTQDEGPNMQQIPSMEQHPFLHMCSAMGRAYCLHTPEAVGIALRRGLNTVDHPHRAGPFYLLLPMNTQPSPLKNFNLDELPVGVPPPLGAADEGAYARAAEVLLDAERVVVKVGGGARKAGPELLEFLELVDGVAVLSPLVSGVIPYSHPRNMTIGGTKGSICGNYAMEQADLLVAIGTRFVCQSDCSRTGYPRVKQVVNINTDVEAAMHYNRTIALIGDAAATLRRLNEELRRRRGTDTSGESPWLKACSEQRRRWEEHKAERYRNPCLYDERWGEKVLTQPAAIKIATDWARANDVVTFFDAGDVQANGMQIVEDDRLGRTFNESGASYMGFAVSALLATGLASKPFYGLAITGDGSFTMNPQILIDGVQHGARGCILLLDNRRMGAITALQEAQYGVEHATKDDVAVDYIGWARSIRGVAAFDGGRSPETLEAALNQAKAYEGLSLVYVPVYYGPHPLGGLGAFGRWNVGNWVEETQTLRHEIGL
- a CDS encoding dihydroxy-acid dehydratase, giving the protein MPEGTTPSGIDRNLPSYGDTDFSRYLRRAFLASAGFDETDLDRPIIGIADTSSDYNTCHREMPSLVAAVKRGVLEAGGLPFAFPTASLHEILFSPTTMLYRNLVAMETEELIRAQPMDAVVLLSGCDKTVPAQLMAAASVNLPAISLVTGPMMTGFWRGERLGACTDCRRSWAEYRAGRLSEREINEIRQALCPTAGTCMDMGSASSIACVTEAMGLMLPGGATAPSVSSDRLRIAVATGREAVKLALRGGPRPRDVLTRSSFLNGLTVLIALGGSTNTIIHLIAIARRAGIRLTLDDVEEVAQRVPLLVDCKPAGSGYLEDMHWAGGVPALLKALESLLDLSALTITGRTLGELLAEVPPPGEWQTTIRTLDNPLGPPGSLAILRGTLAPEGAVIKVAAATPSLLHHRGPAVVFESPQDAADRIDDPSLRITPDHVIVLRNAGPVGAGMPEAGSLPIPRYLAEAGVRDMVRVTDARMSGTAYGTVVLHCSPEAAVGGPLALVRDGDKIELNVPERRLDLLVDERELARRREQFTPPPLPERGWRRLYAEHVLQAHLGADLDFLSPEPS
- a CDS encoding PorV/PorQ family protein; this translates as MRSIFIMVLLLISLLQAWASDEGESAYAGDFTYLGVGGRALGMGGSFVAISDDATAVYWNPAGLSGMKRVEIGLMHSTLYGLDSYDFIALASPVKGWGNFGLCWLRVGVDDIMYTQAPHPYMPASLFNRPYVERTFSTSNNLFSISYAFRTWKGIDVGLNVKLIYVSTIWGFNAVGAGGDLGLIYRRGRFSFGAVVQDFTRTKLFWNTTPQLPETRSHVDVIDRNFRLGMAYSRELRKLKSKLILSMDVMSIYNFEKRVGFEWTLADTLSLRFGIQERSGVERRNDITAGAGLKIGFVSGAAFSVDYAFLSSELGNSNRISLNMRL